A genomic region of Xanthomonas campestris pv. phormiicola contains the following coding sequences:
- a CDS encoding ParA family protein, which produces MKTILVAGSKGGVGKTTIATHLAAYYALAGKRTVLADADPQGSSTRWAERRAGLDSAVLPIDASRKRAWRAALPDDTQRVIIDGAAGAMAEDLAQFLDEADAVVVPVMPSALDIEATVGFLNTLAKVPRVHQRKLPVGLVINRSKPWTHAAQQALEMLGGWPYPVLAQLRDSQAYVVLVGLGRSLFDYRSAQVRDHQQDWEPLLKWLKKA; this is translated from the coding sequence ATGAAGACGATCCTGGTGGCCGGCTCCAAGGGCGGCGTGGGCAAGACCACGATTGCCACGCACCTGGCCGCGTACTACGCGCTGGCCGGCAAGCGGACGGTGCTGGCCGATGCCGATCCGCAGGGCTCCTCGACCCGCTGGGCCGAGCGCCGCGCCGGCCTGGACAGCGCGGTGCTGCCGATCGACGCCAGCCGCAAACGCGCCTGGCGCGCGGCGCTGCCGGACGACACCCAGCGGGTGATCATCGACGGCGCCGCCGGCGCCATGGCCGAGGACCTGGCCCAGTTCCTGGACGAGGCCGACGCGGTGGTGGTGCCGGTGATGCCGTCGGCGCTGGACATCGAGGCCACCGTCGGCTTCCTCAACACCCTGGCCAAGGTGCCGCGGGTGCACCAGCGCAAGCTGCCGGTGGGGCTGGTGATCAACCGCAGCAAGCCGTGGACCCACGCCGCGCAACAGGCGTTGGAGATGCTCGGCGGCTGGCCGTATCCGGTGCTGGCGCAGCTGCGCGACAGCCAGGCCTACGTGGTGCTGGTCGGCCTCGGCCGCAGCCTGTTCGACTACCGTTCCGCTCAGGTGCGCGATCACCAGCAGGACTGGGAACCCTTGCTCAAGTGGCTCAAGAAGGCCTGA
- a CDS encoding AAA family ATPase has protein sequence MSELQDLTALIRANTPLIVIETQEEARIVALFRQALMQVWRALHRWSITEGLRRIDLDREDEPSGPPDASAVLQAIKRADQRGIYLLLDVVPYLGYASHQRLLRDIVERRHCQPHVLVLIGARIELPAELEALATRFNPRLPDANALLKMVQEEAAGYAREFGGRRVEVDGEAIKQILRNLQGLSLIDARRIARQLIYADGALNAADLPQLARLKFELLNRSGHLHYEYDATRFADVAGARRLKRWIEQRRAVFAGPAPPGLDPPKGVLLLGVQGCGKSMLAKATAAGFGVPLLRLDVGSLYDKYHGETEKNLRGALAAAEQLAPCVLWIDEIEKGLASGGEDGGVSRRVLGYLLTWMAERGGAAGAGGVFIVATANQVHELPAELLRKGRFDEIFFIDLPDADTRVDLLRLHLARRKLREDDFALPALAAAANGFSGAEIEQAIVSGLYAAHAESRPLDTELLMQELRGTRPLSVVMAEQVQALREWARERTVPAD, from the coding sequence ATGAGCGAGCTGCAGGACCTGACCGCGCTGATCCGCGCCAACACCCCCCTGATCGTCATCGAGACCCAGGAGGAGGCGCGCATCGTGGCGCTGTTCCGGCAGGCGCTGATGCAGGTCTGGCGCGCGCTGCACCGCTGGTCGATCACCGAGGGCCTGCGCCGCATCGACCTGGACCGCGAGGACGAGCCGAGCGGCCCGCCCGACGCCAGCGCGGTGCTGCAGGCGATCAAGCGGGCCGACCAGCGCGGCATCTACCTGTTGCTGGACGTGGTGCCGTACCTGGGCTACGCCAGCCACCAGCGCCTGCTGCGCGACATCGTCGAGCGCCGCCATTGCCAGCCGCACGTGCTGGTGCTGATCGGCGCCAGGATCGAGCTGCCGGCCGAACTGGAAGCGCTGGCCACGCGCTTCAACCCGCGCCTGCCCGACGCCAACGCGCTGTTGAAGATGGTGCAGGAAGAGGCCGCCGGCTACGCGCGCGAGTTCGGCGGGCGCCGGGTCGAGGTGGACGGCGAGGCGATCAAGCAGATCCTGCGCAACCTGCAGGGGCTGAGCCTGATCGACGCGCGCCGCATCGCCCGCCAGCTGATCTACGCCGACGGCGCGCTCAACGCCGCCGACCTGCCGCAGCTGGCCCGGCTCAAGTTCGAGCTGCTCAACCGCAGCGGCCACCTGCACTACGAATACGACGCCACCCGCTTCGCCGACGTGGCCGGCGCGCGCCGGCTCAAGCGCTGGATCGAGCAGCGCCGCGCGGTGTTCGCCGGCCCCGCCCCGCCCGGGCTGGACCCGCCCAAGGGCGTGCTGCTGCTGGGCGTGCAGGGCTGCGGCAAGTCGATGCTGGCCAAGGCCACCGCCGCCGGCTTCGGCGTGCCGCTGCTGCGCCTGGACGTCGGCTCGCTGTACGACAAGTACCACGGCGAGACCGAGAAGAACCTGCGCGGCGCGCTGGCCGCGGCCGAACAGCTGGCGCCGTGCGTGCTGTGGATCGACGAGATCGAGAAGGGCCTGGCCAGCGGCGGCGAGGACGGCGGCGTGTCGCGGCGCGTGCTCGGCTACCTGCTGACCTGGATGGCCGAGCGCGGCGGCGCAGCCGGTGCCGGCGGCGTGTTCATCGTCGCCACCGCCAACCAGGTGCACGAACTGCCGGCGGAACTGCTGCGCAAGGGCCGCTTCGACGAGATCTTCTTCATCGACCTGCCCGACGCCGACACGCGGGTGGACTTGCTGCGCCTGCACCTGGCGCGGCGCAAGCTGCGCGAGGACGACTTCGCGCTGCCGGCGCTGGCCGCCGCGGCGAACGGCTTTTCCGGCGCCGAGATCGAGCAGGCCATCGTCTCCGGCCTGTATGCGGCGCATGCCGAGAGCCGGCCGCTGGACACCGAGCTGCTGATGCAGGAACTCCGCGGCACGCGGCCGCTGTCGGTGGTGATGGCCGAGCAGGTGCAGGCGCTGCGCGAGTGGGCGCGCGAGCGCACGGTGCCGGCGGATTGA
- a CDS encoding AEC family transporter — protein sequence MAFDAFALILAMLALGKLFARLRVLPANTTEVLNGVVLYLCLPASVLIYVPRLQLNLSLLGLMVTPWLLAVVTVLAVLALRRPLRLRREEHAALLLCVGLSNSSFIGYPMVRALLGEAALPYAVVYDQFGTFVLLSSFGLYVLARYGGETPPSPRQTLLRMARFPPLWALAFALTLMPAQPPAWIGSGLQHLADAMLPLVMLAVGFSIQLRLPREELKPLAAGLLLKLLLLPALAWPLSWALGLRGQALQANVLESAMPTMITAAALAISHRLAPRLAAALVGYGILLSLATLPAWAWLLGACV from the coding sequence ATGGCTTTCGACGCGTTCGCCCTGATCCTGGCCATGTTGGCGCTCGGCAAGCTGTTCGCGCGCCTGCGCGTGTTGCCGGCCAACACCACCGAAGTGCTCAACGGCGTGGTGCTGTACCTGTGCCTGCCGGCCTCGGTGCTGATCTACGTGCCGCGCCTGCAGTTGAACCTGTCCCTGCTCGGGCTGATGGTCACCCCGTGGCTGTTGGCCGTCGTCACCGTGCTGGCGGTGCTGGCGCTGCGCCGGCCGCTGCGCCTGCGCCGCGAGGAGCACGCGGCGCTGCTGTTGTGCGTGGGCCTGAGCAATTCCAGCTTCATCGGCTATCCGATGGTGCGCGCGCTGCTCGGCGAGGCGGCGCTGCCGTATGCGGTGGTCTACGACCAGTTCGGCACCTTCGTGCTGCTGTCCAGCTTCGGCCTGTACGTGCTGGCCCGCTACGGCGGCGAGACCCCGCCGTCGCCGCGGCAGACGCTGCTGCGCATGGCCCGCTTCCCGCCGCTGTGGGCGCTGGCGTTCGCGCTGACGCTGATGCCGGCGCAGCCGCCGGCGTGGATCGGCTCGGGCCTGCAGCACCTGGCCGATGCGATGCTGCCGCTGGTGATGCTGGCGGTGGGCTTCTCGATCCAGTTGCGGCTGCCGCGCGAGGAACTCAAGCCGCTCGCCGCCGGCCTGCTGCTGAAGCTGCTGCTGTTGCCGGCGCTGGCCTGGCCGCTGTCGTGGGCGCTGGGCCTGCGCGGGCAGGCGCTGCAGGCCAACGTGCTCGAATCGGCGATGCCGACGATGATCACCGCCGCGGCGCTGGCGATCTCGCACCGGCTGGCGCCGCGGTTGGCGGCGGCGTTGGTCGGTTACGGCATCCTGCTGTCGCTGGCCACGCTGCCGGCGTGGGCATGGCTGCTGGGGGCATGCGTGTAG
- a CDS encoding tetratricopeptide repeat protein, with the protein MLAWVSAAAVDAQAQTLPAPKEFYFDQDRGTTRPVAAIGGTGEALVDRLASTVQRDPNAVEARAQLAAIAMAGGRRELGEELYQAALRTLTPGAQRRQIEWNYGWDLLRAGDPARALAQWSGLVRGRPAAPDWVPPTLALVLWRLDRKDEAVKWYAAAVRTWPDQWGPGADFAKLLPAWRDDERATLADVQAAWQAKPPAWP; encoded by the coding sequence ATGCTGGCCTGGGTGAGCGCGGCCGCGGTCGATGCGCAGGCGCAGACCCTGCCGGCGCCGAAGGAGTTCTACTTCGATCAGGACCGCGGCACCACGCGCCCGGTGGCGGCGATCGGCGGCACCGGCGAGGCGCTGGTCGATCGCCTCGCCAGCACCGTGCAGCGCGATCCGAACGCGGTCGAGGCGCGCGCGCAGCTGGCGGCGATCGCCATGGCCGGCGGGCGCCGCGAGCTGGGCGAAGAGCTGTACCAGGCGGCGCTGCGCACGCTGACGCCCGGCGCGCAGCGCCGCCAGATCGAGTGGAACTACGGCTGGGATCTGTTGCGTGCCGGCGACCCGGCGCGCGCGCTGGCGCAATGGAGCGGCCTGGTCCGCGGCCGCCCGGCGGCGCCGGACTGGGTGCCGCCGACGCTGGCGCTGGTGCTGTGGCGGCTGGACCGCAAGGACGAGGCGGTGAAGTGGTACGCCGCCGCCGTGCGCACCTGGCCGGACCAGTGGGGACCCGGTGCCGACTTCGCCAAGCTGCTGCCGGCCTGGCGCGACGACGAACGCGCCACCCTGGCCGACGTGCAGGCCGCCTGGCAGGCCAAGCCGCCCGCCTGGCCCTGA
- a CDS encoding indolepyruvate ferredoxin oxidoreductase family protein: MNRIADPRPPSSLAVPATAVIDAGYTLEHKYTRTDGRIYLSGVQALVRLPLMQQLRDRAAGLNTGGFVSGYRGSPLGGFDLELWRARKHLDAANVKFQPGLNEDLGATMVWGTQQTNLFPGARVDGVYAMWYGKGPGVDRCGDVFKHGNAAGTSRHGGVLALAADDHACRSSTLPHGSEEEFVSAMMPVLNPAGVQDILDLGLVGWAMSRYTGRWIGFKTIAETVESSASVEVDPFARQIVLPEDFELPPGGLNIRWPDPPLDQEMRLHRYAVRAAQAFARANGVDRTVLDSPQARLGIVTTGKSYLDVLQALEYLGLDERACRDIGIRVYKVGMTWPLEPVGIAAFAQGLDDIVVVEEKKAFIERQMKEQFYNWPASAGPRPSIVGKYDEAGEWILPSTGELTPATIAAVIGKRIQRLLQSSAINTESIEQRLRWMEAKEAEMALPRANFPRVPHYCSGCPHNTSTVVPEGSRALGGIGCHYMVTWMDRSTDTFTHMGGEGVTWAGQAPFTDTPHVFQNLGDGTYFHSGSLAIRQSIAAGVNITYKILYNDAVAMTGGQPVDGTLSVPDIARQMRAEGVHSIALVSDDIGKWTRRREQFPSDVEFHDRSELDAVQKRLREVKGTSILIYDQTCATEKRRRRKRGKLPDPAKRVLVNSLVCEGCGDCGEKSFCVSVLPKETEFGRKRQIDQSGCNKDYSCVSGFCPSFVTVHGGQLRKGGKADAATLLQDLPAPVFRSDLAQPWNILITGVGGTGVVTIGALLGMAGHLEGKGASVLDQTGLAQKGGAVTTHIRLARQPEDLHAVRIAAGEADLVLGCDMVVVNDYWALSKVRGDRSQVVLNTYEAMPGTFTTHPDMQFPAADIVAGVRLALGGRDPLLLDATQLATALLGDAIASNLFMLGYAWQQGLVPLSHDALMRAIELNGAAVAMNQQAFAWGRLAALDLATVQQAAGMPGSVASEAEPAAQRLQQLPPGEWEGHEGGASAAPRNPHNARQARDLPAAADAADSGHAPLDDTRLSRSLHELVARRRAFLVDYQDSAYAARYATLVERVREAEQRVAAGATALTEAVARYAFKLMAYKDEYEVARLYTSGDFQRQLQQQFDGAYSLRFHLAPPLLARKDAQGRALKREFGPWMLTAFKWLAKLRVLRGGKFDLFGYSAERRGERQLIVDYERTVGELLERLAADNLALAVEIASVPEHIRGYGHVKEAHLHEARQREARLLATWRNPKALHIVQAA, translated from the coding sequence ATGAACCGCATCGCCGATCCGCGTCCGCCGTCTTCCCTCGCCGTGCCGGCAACCGCCGTCATCGACGCCGGCTACACCCTGGAGCACAAGTACACCCGCACCGACGGCCGCATCTATCTGTCGGGCGTGCAGGCGCTGGTGCGCCTGCCGCTGATGCAGCAGTTGCGCGACCGTGCCGCCGGGCTGAACACCGGCGGCTTCGTCAGCGGCTACCGCGGCAGCCCGTTGGGCGGCTTCGATCTGGAACTGTGGCGCGCGCGCAAACACCTGGACGCGGCCAACGTGAAGTTCCAGCCCGGCCTCAACGAGGACCTGGGCGCGACCATGGTGTGGGGCACCCAGCAGACCAACCTGTTCCCCGGCGCGCGCGTGGATGGCGTGTACGCGATGTGGTACGGCAAGGGCCCGGGCGTGGACCGCTGCGGCGACGTGTTCAAGCACGGCAATGCCGCCGGCACCTCGCGCCACGGCGGCGTGCTGGCGCTGGCCGCCGACGACCACGCCTGCCGCAGTTCGACCCTGCCGCACGGCTCGGAAGAGGAATTCGTCAGCGCGATGATGCCGGTGCTCAATCCGGCCGGAGTGCAGGACATCCTCGACCTGGGCCTGGTCGGCTGGGCGATGAGCCGCTACACCGGGCGCTGGATCGGCTTCAAGACCATTGCCGAGACGGTGGAGTCGTCGGCCTCGGTGGAAGTGGACCCGTTCGCGCGGCAGATCGTGCTGCCGGAGGATTTCGAACTGCCGCCGGGCGGGCTCAACATCCGCTGGCCGGATCCGCCGCTGGACCAGGAGATGCGCCTGCACCGTTACGCAGTGCGCGCCGCGCAGGCCTTCGCCCGCGCCAACGGCGTGGACCGCACGGTGCTGGATTCGCCGCAGGCGCGGCTGGGCATCGTCACCACCGGCAAGAGCTACCTGGACGTGCTGCAGGCGCTGGAATACCTGGGCCTGGACGAGCGCGCCTGCCGCGACATCGGCATCCGCGTGTACAAGGTGGGCATGACCTGGCCGCTGGAGCCGGTCGGCATCGCCGCGTTCGCGCAGGGCCTGGACGACATCGTGGTGGTGGAGGAGAAGAAGGCCTTCATCGAGCGGCAGATGAAGGAACAGTTCTACAACTGGCCGGCCAGCGCCGGTCCGCGCCCGAGCATCGTCGGCAAGTACGACGAGGCCGGCGAATGGATCCTGCCGTCCACCGGCGAACTGACCCCGGCGACCATCGCCGCGGTGATCGGCAAGCGCATCCAGCGCCTGCTTCAATCGAGCGCGATCAACACCGAGTCGATCGAGCAGCGGCTGCGCTGGATGGAGGCCAAGGAAGCGGAAATGGCCCTGCCGCGCGCCAATTTCCCGCGCGTGCCGCACTACTGCTCCGGCTGCCCGCACAACACCTCCACCGTGGTGCCGGAGGGCTCGCGCGCGCTGGGCGGGATCGGTTGCCACTACATGGTAACGTGGATGGACCGGTCCACCGACACCTTCACCCACATGGGCGGCGAAGGCGTCACCTGGGCCGGGCAGGCGCCGTTCACCGACACCCCGCACGTGTTCCAGAACCTCGGCGACGGCACCTACTTCCACAGCGGCTCGCTGGCGATCCGCCAGTCGATCGCCGCCGGCGTCAACATCACCTACAAGATCCTCTACAACGACGCGGTGGCGATGACCGGCGGGCAGCCGGTGGACGGCACGTTGAGCGTGCCCGACATCGCCCGGCAGATGCGTGCCGAAGGCGTGCACAGCATCGCCCTGGTCAGCGACGACATCGGCAAGTGGACGCGGCGCCGCGAGCAATTCCCCAGCGACGTGGAGTTCCACGACCGCAGCGAGCTGGACGCGGTGCAAAAGCGCCTGCGCGAGGTCAAGGGCACCAGCATCCTGATCTACGACCAGACCTGCGCCACCGAGAAGCGGCGCCGGCGCAAGCGCGGCAAGCTGCCCGATCCGGCCAAGCGCGTGCTGGTCAATTCGCTGGTCTGCGAGGGCTGCGGCGACTGCGGCGAAAAGAGCTTCTGCGTGTCGGTGCTGCCGAAGGAGACCGAGTTCGGGCGCAAGCGCCAGATCGACCAGTCCGGCTGCAACAAGGACTATTCCTGCGTCTCCGGCTTCTGCCCCAGCTTCGTCACCGTGCACGGCGGGCAGCTGCGCAAGGGCGGCAAGGCCGATGCGGCCACGCTGCTGCAGGACCTGCCGGCGCCGGTGTTCCGCAGCGACCTGGCGCAGCCCTGGAACATCCTCATCACCGGCGTCGGCGGCACCGGCGTGGTCACCATCGGCGCGTTGCTGGGCATGGCCGGACACCTGGAAGGCAAGGGCGCCAGCGTGCTCGACCAGACCGGCCTGGCGCAGAAGGGCGGCGCGGTCACCACCCATATCCGCCTGGCGCGCCAGCCCGAGGACCTGCACGCGGTGCGCATCGCCGCCGGCGAGGCCGACCTGGTGCTGGGCTGCGACATGGTCGTGGTCAACGACTACTGGGCACTGTCCAAGGTGCGCGGCGACCGCTCGCAGGTGGTGCTCAACACCTACGAAGCGATGCCCGGCACCTTCACCACGCATCCGGACATGCAGTTCCCCGCCGCCGACATCGTCGCCGGGGTGCGCCTGGCCTTGGGCGGGCGCGACCCCTTGCTGCTCGACGCCACGCAACTGGCCACCGCGCTGCTCGGCGACGCCATCGCCAGCAACCTGTTCATGCTCGGCTACGCCTGGCAGCAGGGGCTGGTGCCGCTGTCGCACGACGCGCTGATGCGTGCGATCGAACTCAACGGCGCGGCCGTGGCGATGAACCAGCAGGCCTTCGCCTGGGGCCGCCTGGCGGCGCTGGACCTGGCCACGGTGCAGCAGGCCGCGGGCATGCCCGGCAGCGTTGCGAGCGAGGCCGAACCCGCTGCGCAGCGGCTGCAACAACTGCCACCGGGCGAGTGGGAAGGCCACGAGGGCGGCGCCAGCGCCGCGCCGCGCAATCCGCACAACGCGCGCCAGGCGCGCGACCTGCCCGCCGCCGCCGATGCCGCCGACAGCGGCCATGCGCCGCTGGACGACACGCGCCTGTCGCGCTCGCTGCACGAACTGGTCGCGCGCCGCCGCGCGTTCCTGGTCGATTACCAGGACAGCGCCTACGCCGCGCGCTACGCCACGCTGGTGGAGCGCGTGCGCGAGGCCGAACAGCGCGTCGCCGCCGGTGCCACCGCTTTGACCGAGGCGGTGGCACGCTACGCGTTCAAGCTGATGGCCTACAAGGACGAATACGAAGTGGCGCGGCTGTACACCAGCGGCGATTTCCAGCGCCAGCTGCAGCAGCAGTTCGACGGCGCCTATTCGCTGCGCTTCCACCTGGCGCCGCCGCTGCTGGCCAGGAAGGACGCGCAGGGCCGCGCGCTGAAGCGCGAGTTCGGGCCGTGGATGCTCACCGCGTTCAAGTGGCTGGCCAAGCTGCGCGTGCTGCGCGGCGGCAAGTTCGACCTCTTCGGCTACAGCGCCGAACGCCGCGGCGAGCGGCAGCTGATCGTCGACTACGAACGCACCGTGGGCGAACTGCTGGAACGCCTGGCGGCGGACAACCTGGCGCTGGCGGTGGAGATCGCCAGCGTGCCGGAACACATCCGCGGCTACGGCCACGTCAAGGAAGCGCACCTGCACGAGGCCAGGCAGCGCGAGGCACGGCTGCTGGCGACCTGGCGCAATCCGAAGGCCTTGCATATCGTGCAGGCGGCTTGA
- a CDS encoding class I SAM-dependent methyltransferase, producing the protein MNDRPYAPSCDRNRDPILQVLQRHFAERRHVLEIGSGTGQHAVHFAAALPQLTWQCSERAEHLPGIAQWLDAAALPNTPPALALDVQAGPWPVAGYDAVFTANTLHIMGWPAVQAFFAGVGTLLAGSDSATLAVYGPFNYGGTFSSDSNREFDAWLKARDAASGIRDFEALDALAQAQGLLLQEDVALPTNNRCLVWRRG; encoded by the coding sequence ATGAACGATAGACCCTACGCACCGTCCTGCGACCGCAATCGCGATCCGATCCTGCAGGTGCTGCAGCGGCATTTCGCCGAGCGCCGCCATGTGCTGGAGATCGGCAGCGGCACCGGCCAGCATGCGGTGCATTTCGCCGCCGCCCTGCCGCAATTGACCTGGCAGTGCAGCGAGCGTGCCGAGCACCTGCCCGGCATCGCGCAATGGCTGGACGCGGCGGCATTGCCGAACACGCCGCCGGCCCTGGCGCTGGACGTGCAGGCCGGGCCATGGCCGGTCGCCGGCTACGATGCGGTGTTCACCGCCAATACGCTGCACATCATGGGCTGGCCCGCGGTGCAGGCGTTCTTCGCCGGTGTCGGCACGCTGCTGGCCGGTAGCGACAGCGCCACGCTGGCTGTGTACGGCCCGTTCAATTATGGCGGCACGTTCAGCAGCGACAGCAACCGGGAGTTCGATGCCTGGCTGAAGGCGCGCGATGCGGCGAGCGGTATCCGCGACTTCGAAGCGCTCGACGCGCTGGCGCAGGCGCAAGGACTGCTGCTGCAGGAGGACGTGGCACTGCCGACGAACAACCGCTGCCTGGTCTGGCGGCGCGGCTGA
- a CDS encoding NYN domain-containing protein, producing the protein MKTRSRSETDDDQPRLAVLIDADNAQPSVIEGLLAEVAKYGVASVKRIYGDFTSTRMTQWKQALLKHSISPVQQFAYTSGKNATDSSLIIDAMDLLYTGRFDGFCLVSSDSDFTRLAQRLREEGPTVYGFGERKTPDAFVQACDKFIYTEVLRSEAASAEPSKPAAAAAKPAGKGRKTPQVAQAAQTARPETVAAVAAPAAAPAAPADAKLSAPLKLLRQAIEEASDDQGWAGLGSVGSYLNKVRPDFDPRLYGHKKLSDLLRRLSAQFELEERGNEGGSKRIFVRSRS; encoded by the coding sequence ATGAAAACCCGTTCCAGATCCGAGACCGACGACGACCAGCCGCGCCTGGCGGTGCTGATCGATGCCGACAACGCGCAGCCGTCGGTGATCGAAGGCCTGCTGGCCGAAGTGGCCAAGTACGGCGTGGCCAGCGTCAAGCGCATCTACGGCGACTTCACCAGCACGCGCATGACCCAGTGGAAGCAGGCGCTGCTGAAGCACTCGATCAGCCCGGTGCAGCAGTTCGCCTACACCAGCGGCAAGAACGCCACCGACAGCTCGCTGATCATCGACGCGATGGACCTGCTGTACACCGGCCGCTTCGATGGCTTCTGCCTGGTCTCCAGCGACAGCGATTTCACCCGCCTGGCGCAGCGCCTGCGCGAGGAAGGACCGACCGTGTACGGCTTCGGCGAGCGCAAGACGCCGGACGCGTTCGTGCAGGCCTGCGACAAGTTCATCTACACCGAAGTGCTGCGCAGCGAGGCGGCCAGCGCCGAACCGTCCAAGCCGGCGGCCGCGGCCGCCAAGCCGGCGGGCAAGGGGCGCAAGACGCCACAGGTTGCGCAGGCGGCGCAGACCGCCAGGCCCGAGACAGTGGCTGCCGTGGCCGCGCCCGCGGCGGCGCCCGCTGCGCCCGCCGATGCGAAGCTGTCCGCACCGCTGAAACTGCTGCGCCAGGCGATCGAGGAAGCCTCCGACGACCAGGGCTGGGCCGGACTCGGCAGCGTCGGCAGCTACCTCAACAAGGTGCGCCCGGATTTCGATCCGCGCCTGTACGGGCACAAGAAGCTCAGCGACCTGCTGCGCCGGCTGTCGGCGCAGTTCGAACTCGAGGAACGCGGCAACGAAGGCGGCAGCAAGCGCATCTTCGTGCGTTCGCGCAGTTGA
- a CDS encoding EcsC family protein — MTSNLPVPAMDAADHRDLAQAHALLEHPGLAAKIANTVGAPIEDLLSKRLPKALSSRIDTISHRALRIALRSALLTLRTQAPGAARPRLHGVAVAATGAAGGFFGLPGLLVELPLTTTLMLRSIADIARAEGERLDDPATTLACLEVLAHGGRSARDDGSESGYFAVRTAMAQQLSAAAQYIAAHGIGSKGAPALVSLMSRIAAKFSITVSEKLAAQAVPLVGAASGALLNTVFMAHFQAMARGHFIVRRLERRYGDAAVRQAYEALPASR; from the coding sequence ATGACCTCCAATCTCCCCGTTCCCGCCATGGATGCCGCCGACCACCGCGATCTGGCCCAGGCGCACGCGCTGCTCGAACATCCCGGCCTGGCGGCGAAGATCGCCAATACGGTCGGCGCGCCGATCGAGGATCTGCTCAGCAAGCGGCTGCCGAAGGCGCTGTCCTCGCGCATCGACACGATCAGCCATCGCGCGCTGCGCATCGCCTTGCGCTCGGCGCTGCTGACCCTGCGCACCCAGGCACCGGGCGCGGCGCGGCCGCGCCTGCATGGGGTGGCGGTGGCCGCGACCGGCGCCGCCGGCGGTTTCTTCGGCCTGCCCGGGTTGCTGGTGGAACTGCCGCTGACTACCACGCTGATGCTGCGTTCGATCGCCGACATCGCCCGCGCCGAGGGCGAACGGCTGGACGATCCGGCCACCACCCTGGCCTGCCTGGAAGTGCTGGCGCACGGCGGCCGCAGTGCGCGCGACGACGGCAGCGAATCGGGCTACTTCGCGGTGCGCACGGCGATGGCGCAGCAGCTCAGCGCCGCCGCGCAGTACATCGCCGCGCACGGCATCGGCAGCAAGGGCGCGCCGGCGCTGGTGTCGCTGATGTCGCGGATCGCGGCGAAGTTCTCGATCACGGTCAGCGAGAAGCTGGCCGCGCAGGCGGTGCCGCTGGTCGGCGCGGCCAGCGGCGCGCTGCTCAACACGGTGTTCATGGCCCACTTCCAGGCGATGGCGCGCGGCCACTTCATCGTGCGCCGGCTGGAACGGCGCTATGGCGATGCGGCGGTGCGGCAGGCCTACGAGGCGCTGCCGGCGTCGCGCTGA